In the genome of Candidatus Polarisedimenticolaceae bacterium, the window TACGACGACGCGCTGACGGCGTTCTACGACGACGAGGACAACTCGGCGTACGGTGCGCAAGGTTTCGAGATGCGCGACCTCATCGGCGATCCTCTCGACCGGATCGACCTCGGATTCCGGATGTACCCGCTGTGCGCGGGGACCGGGGACGCGGACACCGGCGCCGCCTACCAGGCGCTGAAGGACCAGCCTCTCGCGAATGTGGTGACCCCGCAGCTCCGGGCGATCGCGCCGATCCGTTCGTTGCGCCTGCGCCGGGTCGGTGCGGACGTCCTGCTCGATTGGGACCCGGTTCCCGGCGCCACGTCGTACCTCGTGCTGGCGGCGTCGAGTGCCTCGGAGCCCCGCGAGTTCTGGACGCAGCTCGACGAAGTGCCGACCCCGAACTGGATCGATTCGGGCGCGGGTCTGTCCGAGACCCCCCGCCAATACTCGATCCTCGGGGTGACCCCGGCCGGGACCACCCCCTGGTAAAAGGCCCTTCCGTCCCGGACATCAATTGGGTAGGCTCCCGCGATCCCGACGCGCGCGGAAGGAAGGGAATCCATGCATCGAGGGATGAAACGGTACCGCCGCGGGACGGTCGCGCTGATCCTCGGGGCGGTCGTCGGACTCGCCGGACGGGCGAACGCCGAGGAGCCGCCGGTTTGCGCGACGTGCCACGCCGACCTCTACGAGGGCATGGCGAAGGTGAAGCACGGGAACGGCGAGGACGCACGCACGCCGTTCGGCAGCGGCCGGGCCTGCGAGGCGTGCCACGGCGACGCCTCCAGGCACGCGGAGGATCCCGCGTCGGCCAAGCCGGCCGTGCTCTTCGGCAGGGGGCGGAACGTCGACGCCCAGAACGCGGCCTGCATGAACTGCCACCAGGGCGGGAACCAGATGCATTGGGTGGGCAGCGCCCACGACCGCTCGAAGGTCGCCTGCGCCGACTGTCACGATCCCCACGCGGCGAAGGACCAGGTGCTCGTCAAGGAGACCCAGGCGGGCGTCTGCTCGAACTGCCACAAGGACGTCCGCGCCGACCTGTTCCGCACCTCGACGCACCCGCTGCGCAGCGGGACGATGACGTGCTCGAACTGCCACAACCCGCACGGCTCGATCGCCGAAGCGCAGCTCGTGAAGAACACCGTGAACGAGACCTGCGCGCAGTGTCACGCCGACAAGCGCGGCCCGTTCCTCTGGGAACACCCGCCGGCGCGCGAGAACTGCGCCGAGTGCCACAACCCGCACGGGTCGAACAATCCGCCGCTGCTCCGCGCGCGCGGCCCGTACCTCTGCCAGCAGTGCCACGCCAACCCCAACCACCCCTCCACGCTCTACAGCGGCAACAACCTTCCCGGCGCTCCGTCCGGGACGAGCTTCGACAAGATGCTCGGATCCAGCTGCCTGAACTGCCATCCGAAGGTCCATGGCTCCAACCATCCTTCCGGTGCGCGGTTCACCCGCTGAGGCGCGACGGAGGCCACGCATGTCGACCAACACGAAGATCCTCGGCGCCCCGGTCCTCGTGCTCGCGCTCGGCTGGGCCGTCGCGTCGGCCGAACCCCTGCAGCAGGTCCCGCTGTATCCCGATGCGGACATGACCCGGTACTCCGGGAACAACGTCGAGCTCGGCGCCGTGTACACCACCGACGATGCGTACAAGTTCGGCGAATACACCGGCCTCACCGACGAGGGCGCCTACGCGCTCCTGAACCTCTTCTGGGGCGGGAAGCTCGGCGGCCGCAACGCGTGGTCGGTAGCCGCGACGAATCTCGGACTCGATTCGCGAAGCGTCGGCGCGCGGTTCGGCGCCCAGGGAGTCTGGTTCGTCGACGCCGATTTCCTCCAGCTCAACCGCGCGCAGTGGAGCGACGCGCGGTTCATTCACGACGGGCTCGGGGGCCCGGTGCTGACGCTCCCCGCGGCCTTCCCCGGCCTTCCCGGGCAGCCCCCGACCAGCGCCGCGTCGATCGACCCGTACCTCAAGACCTTCGCCATCGAGCAGGGACGCGACGTCCTGCGCTTCGGCGGTGGCTGGCACTTCGCCAAGGCCTGGGTCGCCGAGCTGGGCTGGCAGCAGCTCCGCCGCGACGGCAATCGCATCATCGGCGCCGTGATCGGCAACTCCGGCGGCAACCCGCGCGCCGTGCTGGTCCCGTACGAGATCGACGACGGCACGTCGAGCGCCGAGGCGATCGTCCGCTACCGGGGCGAGAAGTGGCAGGCGAACTTCCTCTACACGAGGTCGGACTACGCGTCCGACTCGAACACGCTGCAGTGGGCCAACCCGTACAACACCATCTCCGGCTGGAGCGCCGCCGCAGGATTCGAGGCGGGCGGTCAGGGGTTGCTCGAGCTGTATCCCGACAACGCGTACGAGCACTGGCAGGCGACCGGCGGGTTCAACTTCAACCGGAACCACCGGATCACCGGCACCGTCGCGTTCTCCACGCTCACCCAGAACGACGCGTTCCGGCCGTACAGCGTCAACCCGGATCTGTATCCCACGCCGGCGACGGCGCTTCCGCGCACCTCGCTCGACGGGGAGATCCAGCACGCCCTCTACGACGTCGCCTACGTCGGCAAGTTCGCGAAGAACATCACGATCCGCGCGAGCGTGCACGCGAGCGAACACGACAACAACACGCCGACGGCGCAGTACCTCTACATCGGCGGCGACTCGCTGATCCAGGATGCGAGCCCGGTCGGCTCGAGCCGCGCGCGCGTCAACGTGGCGCTCGGAGGCTCGGAGACCCGCTGGCGCCTCGGCGCCGACTGGGCGTTCGCGCCCCGGTGGCTCGTCCGCGGCGAATACGAGACCAAGAAGGTCGAGTACGAGCCGGCGGAGGGGGAGCTGCGCGCGGAGACCACGACCGACCGCTTCGATCTCGAGGTGCGCCGGACCATGTCCGAGTTCTTCACGGGGTCGGTCCGCTACTCCGTCTCGGAGCGGACGGGTTCGGACCACGACAACGCCCGGCCGTTCGCCGAAGGGTACGAGCCGACGTATGTCGCCGCGACCCTCTACGACAACCTCCCGACGCTTCGGCAGTATTACGTGAGCGACTACGATCGCGAGCAGGTCCGCGTGATGGGGACGATCACCCCCTCGGACAAGATCGCAATCCAGCTCTACTTCGATCGCTACGCGCTCGACCATGGGGGGCCGGACTGTGGCGGCCCGAACGACCAGGTCCTTCTGGGCGTCGTGCCCGCGTACACGTTCCCGTCGCAATGCCAGGGGCGCACGGCCGCGGACGGCGAGTCGTGGACCGCCGACATCCAGTGGACGCCGGTGAAGTCGTGGTCGGCGTATGCGTTCTACACGAACTCCGAATACGTGAACGACCAGGCCGGTCGGCAGTATTCGGGGAATCCGGCCGCGACCGCGAAGTATCCCCAGAGCACGAGCACGAACCGCAACTGGTTCGTGAATCTCGACTACACCGACAAGACCCTGGGCGTGGGCCTGGGATTCCATCCGGAGGGGGCGAGGTTCGACGGCGGCGTCCAGTACGTCGGCAACGACGGCCGCGGCGCCACGACGCAGGTCGTGGACGCGAACTGGACCGTCGCGGCCCCCGATGTTCCGGCCCTCGCGGCGCCGACGCCCGTGCCCGATACGGTCGCCAGGTTGCAGTCGTGGCAGGCGTTCGGCCGGTGGAAGCTCGGCGCGGCCTTCGCCCTGCGGATCAACTACTGGTACGAGAGGCTCGACCAGAAGGACTGGGCGTACGACAACGCGACCCCGACCTCGTCCAACAACGTGATCCTCAACGGCCAGGCGACCCCGAACTACTCGAACAACGCCGTCGCCGTTTCCCTCGCCTGGACGAGATAGCGAAGAAAGGGGTCAGGCCCCTTTTTCTTTCAGAGTCGTGGGCTGGGTGGGGCCGACGTCTCGACGGCGTCCGGTTCGGGTTGCGCGTAGGAGACGGCGCCACCCGTCCGCCGGCTTGACACCGCGCCGCGAGCGACGTCACGATCCGGGGGCAGGTCCCCGCCTCCGGAAGCTCGTACCCGTGCCCAGGAAACCCCGACTGTCCTTGCCGGGCGTCCACTTTCATGCGCTCAATCGGGCCGTCCGTCGCGAGCGCCTGTTCCACGAAGCACGCGACTACGACCGTTTCGCGGACCTGCTGCGGCAGGCTTCGAGGCGAATTCCAGTCTCGATCGTCGCGTGGTGCGTCATGCCCAACCACGCGCACCTCGTCCTGAGACCCGACGCGCACGGCGCACTGTCGAAGTTCATGCACTGGGTGTTCTCGGTCCACGCTCAATTGCATCGAGAGAGGCGCGGGACGTCCGGCCACGTGTGGCAGGGTCGATTCAAGTCCTTCCCGGCGCAGCCGGATCGCCATCTCCTCAGTGTGATCCGATACGTCGAGCGGAATCCGGTGCGGGCGCGTCTCGTGGCGAGCGCGGAGGAATGGCCGTGGTCCAGCATCCGAGAACGCGAAGGGCTCCCGGGATGGCACGGGCTCATCGTCGCCGCACCGGTGGCGCTGCCGCAGCGCTGGATCGAGTACGTCAACGCGGAGCAGGCGCCGGAGGAGCTCGCCAAGCTGCGGCAGTCGTCCGAGAAGGGAGCGCCGTTCGGCGAAGCGAGTTGGGCTCGCGGGACGGCGGAACGACTCGGGCTCGAGTCGACGCTTCGACCGAGGGGTAGACCACGAGGCCCCGGCTCGCGCCGAGGCCTCTCCGTGAATTTGAAAGAAAAAGGGGCCTGACCCCTTTTCTACCCTTTTCTAGAACTGGAACAGCTGGAGTTGAATGAGGAACTGGTTGCGGTCGGGGAGTCCGTCGGTGGAGATCCGGGCCGCGCTGGCCTTCAGGCTGCGCTGGTGCCCCTTCATCCACCACGCGAAGCCCACGCCGGCGACGTCCTGGTCGGCGGTCGCCGCGTCGTCGAAATCGCGCGCCGCGTACTGCACGAACGGGGAGAACCGCCCCTTGCCGAAGTGATACCCGAGCTCGACGAGCCCGGCGGTCTGCTTCGCCAGCGACGTCATGAACGTGCCGCCGTCGATCGACGTGTAGTCGGCCTGGATCGTGATGCCCTGCTGGCCGCCGGCGATCGGCCAGTCCCAGAACACGTCGGCGCCGTACAACGCGTAGTCCTTCTGCACGTCGTAGGATGCGCCGATCGCGAGGATCTTCTTCGTGCCGTGGTACGTCCCGCCGTAGAAGAACCCGGTCTCCGCCTCGAACGGGTACCACACGAGCCGACCGCTGGTGCGGAACGCGTTCTGCGCCCCCGGGCCGCGGACCCCCTGGAAGACCCCCAGCCGGTACTCGAGCTTCTTGCCGAACGGATACCCGCGGACCTGGACGCCGTAGTCGCGTCCGACGCGCTCGCCGGCGGCGGTGCTCTCCAGGAACGAGTAGGGGCCGTAGTCCACCGGGAGCAGCGTTGCCGCGCTCTGGATGTGGTTGTGCGACAGCGGGAACAGCATCATCCCCGCGTCGACCTTGAACGCGTCGGCGTGGTCGTAGGTGAGGAACGCGTCCTGGATGTACACGTCGCTCGACCCCTTGGCGCCGGTGGGGTTCGCCTCCGTGTCGGGATCGGTCTTGCCGATGTTCGGGCTGTCGGTCTCGAAGAAGAACAGCCACTTCTCCGCGACCTTCCCGCCGAACAGGATGCGGAACCGGCGCAGGAACAGGTTCTGCGAGGTCCCTTCGCCGTCGGGCATCTCGAGCGCCTCTCCCTGGGCCTGGAGCAGGAAGCCCAGTTTCATCGACGCCTTGCCGTCCTTGCTCTCGATCTGCAACTGCGCGAACGCGGGGGCCGAACACGCGAGGAACGCGGCGCCCGCCAGGATGAAACGTCGTGCGATCACCGTGTCCTCCTACTCGGCGCCGATGCCGAGGTACGTCCGCAACTTCTCGTCGTCGAACTTGGCCGATGCGGTGTCCTCCTTCGTCAGGAGCGACACGAGGATGCCGACGACGAACGAGGCCGTCATCGACACGATCGCGGGGTTCTTGAGCCCGAACAGCGCTTCCTTGTTCTTGAAGATGTCCACCCACACCGTCGGGCTGATCGTGATGAGGATGACCGTGAGGATCGAACCGGTCAGGATCGAGGCCACGGCACCGGCGGTCGTGAACCGTCTCCACACGATGGAGAGCAGCAGCGAGGGGAAGTTCGCGCTGCACGCGATGGCGAACGCGAGGCCGACCATGAACGCGACGTTCTGGTCCTTGAACACGATGCCGAGCATCACCGCGAAGATGCCGAAGACCACGGTCGCCCAGCGCGCGACCTTGACCTGCTCGGTCTCGCTGGCCTGCCCGCGCTTGATCACGCTGACGTAGATGTCGTGCGACAGCGCCGAGGCGCCCGCCAGGGTGAGTCCGGCGACCACCGCGAGGATCGTCGCGAACGCGACGGCCGCGATGAACCCGAGGAACGGGGTTCCGGCGAGCTGCTCGGCCAGGAGCGGCGCCGCCATGTTCCCGCCCTTGTCGATCGCCGCGATGACGTCGCGACCGACGAGCGCCGCCGCGCCGAAACCGACGATCGGGATGATGATGTAGAAGTAACCGATGAAGCCGGTCGCGTAGAGCACCGACACGCGCGCGGCCTTCGCGTCGGGCACCGTGTAGAAGCGCATCAGGATGTGCGGGAGCCCGAGCAGGCCGAACATCAGGGCGAGCCCGAGCGACACCGCGTCGATCGGATTCGTCACGAGTCCGCCGGGCTCGAGCGCGGCCTGACCGTACTTCGCCGACACCGCGCCGTAGAGCGTGCCGGGGTTGAAGCCGAACTTCGCGAGGACCATCAGCGTCAGGACCGTCACGCCGCCGAGCAGCAGCACCGCCTTGATGATCTGGACCCAGGTCGTCGCGATCATGCCGCCGAAGAGGACGTACGCCAGCATCACCGCGCCCACGATGACGACGGCGAACTCGTAGGGGATGCCGAACATCAGCTTGATGAGGTTCCCCGACCCGACCATCTGGGCGATCGTGTAGAAGAGCACGGTCAGGATGCCGCCGATCGCCGACGCGATCCGCACGGGCGTCTGCCGGAGCCGGAAGGCGACGACGTCCGCGAAGGTGTACTTGCCCAGGTTTCGCAGCGGCTCGGCGACGAGGAACATCAGCGCCGGCCAGCCGACGAGCCAGCCGGTCGCGTAGATCATCCCGTCGTATCCCTTCATCGCGACGAGGCCCGCGATTCCCAGGAACGAGGCTGCGCTCATGTAGTCGCCCGCGAGCGCCAGTCCGTTCTGGACGGCGCTCACGCTGCGGCCCGCGGCGTAGAAGTCCTTGGTCGAGCGCGTGCGTTTCGCCGCCCAGTAGGTGATGACGAGCGTCAACGCGACGATGATGAGAAAAAACGTGATCGCCGAGGCGGTCGGGGTTCCGAGAGTGGTTTCCACGGCCCCCCCTACTCGCCGACCTGGTCTTTGAGCCGCCGAACCTCGACGTCGTACCGGCGGTTCGCCCACACGACGTAGATCGCGGTCAGGACCCAGGAGATCAGGATGACGCCGACGCCGGCGGGGATGCCCACGGTGGTGGACTCGCCGAGCTTGCGCGCCAGGAAGGGCTTGTCCCACGCGATCAGCAGGATGTAGCCGTAATACATGATGAAAAGCGCGAGCGTCAGCACGATCGACACGGCCCAGCGCTTGGAAACCATGCGCTTGAACTCCGCCGAATCGAGCATCTCGCGAGGCGACCGTTTCATGCCCCACCTCCTAACCGCCGCGAGGTTTCGCCGCGGTGCGCGCGATTCTGCGCGACTTCCCGCGGCTGGGAAGGGGGGACTACCTGACAATCATCAAGTTCTTATAGTTAGGCGGAGTGCAAGGAAGAGCTCGGCGGCGGCGAGGGCGTCCGCCAGAGCATCGTGGTGGTCGTGCGGCGGCAGCCCCAGCGCCTCGCGTGCGTCGGCGAGTCCCGTGCGGGGTGGCGGGGGATGCGGGGTGAATCGGTGGCGCCGGCGGTGGGCTTCCAGCAGCAGATCGATCGTGTCCACCACCTTCGGTCGAGGCCAGGGCCTGCCGTGGCGCCGGTACGCCTCTCGAAGGAACGCGACGTCCAGCGGCGCGTGGTGCGCGAGCAACGCTCCCTCTCCCAGACGCCGGTCGACTTCGGCGAGCACCTCGCGCTCGGTCGGCGCGGCGGCGGCCGAACCGGGGAGGATCTCGTGGATCCGCAACCCTTCGGACTCCTCCGTGGCGACGCCGTCCTGCCGCACGAGGGAGTGGTACCGCTCGCCGTAGCGGATCACGCCGTCGCGGATCGGCACCATCCCCACGGAGACGATGCGGTCCGCCCTCGGGTTCAGACCGGTCGTCTCGAGGTCGACCGACCAGAGCACGGCGAGGTCGCCGCCCCCCCGGAGCCGGGCGAGCAGGCGATCAAGCCAGCCGCTCAACCGAATGCCTCAGCGCGGCGGCCTCCTGGATCTGGCGGATGGCGACGAACACGTCCTTGAGCTGGCTGCGCTCGAGGGAGGAGAGGCTCTCGAGGGGAATGCGATGGGACGGCCGCCGGCCGTCGCGCAGCGCGCGCAGCTGCTCCCGGAGGCGCAGGCCCAGCAGGAACCGGAACGCTTCGGCGAGCGTGGCCGCGCCTTCGCCGCTGAGCGTGCCCGCGCGTGCGGCGTCCTCGAGCCGGTCGAGGGTGGGCCGCGACGCCGAGCCCGCCTCGAGCGCGTAGAGCCGCGCCAGGCTCACGATCGGGACGATGCCGCCCTTCTTGAGGTCGACGCCGCCGTCGTCCTCGCGGATGTGGCGGAACGCGCCGAGAGGCGGACGCAGCCCGAGCGAGGCGCGGGCGAAGTGCGCGAGGAAGACCTTCTCCCGACCGGCGTCGAGCACGAGCTGGTGCAGCGGCGCGAGATCGAGCGTGCCGTGAACCGGCCGGAAGTCGAAGAAGTTCAGGGCCTCGAGCAGGGCGCGCGGCTCGGGTGTCTCGATCCACCCGCGGAAGGTCGCGACCCAGCTCGCGAGCGGCTTGCGCCAGCGCGTGGCCATGAACCCGCCGTGGCAGCGGGGGAACGACGCGGCCTCGAGCCAGCCGACGACCCGCTCCGCGAGGGCGCCGAAGTACGCCTCGCCCCCTCCGTCGGCTCCTGCGAACACCAGCGCGTTGTCCTGATCGGTGGCGAGGGTCTGCTCCATGCGTCCTTCGGACCCGAATACGATCCACGCGTACGGGCCGGGGGGCGGGCCCGCCTCCGCCTCCGCCGCGCGCAGCAGCCGCGACGCCAGGGCGTCGTGCACGCGGGAGACGACCGGTCCGATCTGCGCCGCGCCGAGCCCTCCCCACGACAGGGTCTCCACCATCGCCTTCAGCTCGACGGCGAAACGCGGGAGGTCGGCGGGGACCTCGAGACGATCCACGTGACGGAACACGTGGAGCGGGCTTTTGACCTGGAGCCGCAGGAGATCGGTGTCGGTGATCACTCCGGTGATCGTGTCGCCGTCGACGAGCGGCGCGTGATGCACCCGGTGCTCGAGCATGAACAGCAGCGCATCGAGCAGCGTCGCGCGCGCCTCGAGCGTTTTCATCGGGCGCGTCGCCACCTCCGCCACGCGCGTCTCCGGACCGCGCCCCTCGGCGAGGACGCGGCTGCGAAGGTCGCGGTCGGTCAGGATGCCCGGGGGCTCGCCGTCGACGATGAGCGAGCTCGTTCCGGAGTCGCGCATCCGGCGCGCGGCCTCGCCCACGGTGCGCTCGGGCGCGATCCGCAGCGGCGGACGTGTCGGCAGCGTGCTCACCGGCGTTCCGAGCTCGGCCCCGACCGGCAGGGGCTGGACGCTCGCCGACCTTCGCAGGCGCTCGCTGAGGTCGACGAGGAAGTACTCCGCGAAGGCCGGAGCCTGCATCAGCCACGAGAAGACGGGGCCGGGGATCCGGTAGAGGAGCGATTCCTCCGAGGCGATCGCGTCGACGTGGGGCGCCGTGGCGCCGATGAGCGAGGGGAAGCCGAAGCACTCCCCCTCCTCGAGCACCTGCACGACCTGGCCGTCGCGCTCGAGCCGCACCGTGCCCTTGCGCACCACGTAGAGGTACTCGCTGCGCGCGCCGCCGCGACGGAGCACGAGCGCGCCGGCCGGCGCGAACTCGATCTCGAGGTTCTCCTCGATCCGCCGCACCGCGGCGGAATCGAGGACGTCGAACGGCGGGTGGGAGCGGAGGAACGCGATCGGCTCCATGACGCGGCGGAGTGTACCGCCGCGGAAAAGGGGCCTGGCCCCTTTTCGGTCAGCGTCCCTTCTTCTCGACGAGCTTCGGCCAGTTGGCCTCGGCGTCCCGGGTGTGTCCCGCGACGTCGGCGTCGAACGCCTTCTTGATGTCGGCGTTCTTGTTGAGGATCAGGCGCCCGCCGAGGAGCTGCCACGTCGAGATCTCGACGGGCGCGAGCGCGTTCTTCGCGACGCCGTACGCGCAGTAGCCGCCGTAGGCGGGAGCGTACTTCGCGGGGTCCTTGTCGAACAGCGCCTTGTGTTCGGCGGTGGCGAAGCGATACGTGGCGCCTTCGTACGTGGAGGTGAACGTCGCGATCCCGAGGAGGGGTTTCCCGACGGTGACGAAGCCGACGGCGTCGTACCCC includes:
- a CDS encoding putative nucleotidyltransferase substrate binding domain-containing protein yields the protein MEPIAFLRSHPPFDVLDSAAVRRIEENLEIEFAPAGALVLRRGGARSEYLYVVRKGTVRLERDGQVVQVLEEGECFGFPSLIGATAPHVDAIASEESLLYRIPGPVFSWLMQAPAFAEYFLVDLSERLRRSASVQPLPVGAELGTPVSTLPTRPPLRIAPERTVGEAARRMRDSGTSSLIVDGEPPGILTDRDLRSRVLAEGRGPETRVAEVATRPMKTLEARATLLDALLFMLEHRVHHAPLVDGDTITGVITDTDLLRLQVKSPLHVFRHVDRLEVPADLPRFAVELKAMVETLSWGGLGAAQIGPVVSRVHDALASRLLRAAEAEAGPPPGPYAWIVFGSEGRMEQTLATDQDNALVFAGADGGGEAYFGALAERVVGWLEAASFPRCHGGFMATRWRKPLASWVATFRGWIETPEPRALLEALNFFDFRPVHGTLDLAPLHQLVLDAGREKVFLAHFARASLGLRPPLGAFRHIREDDGGVDLKKGGIVPIVSLARLYALEAGSASRPTLDRLEDAARAGTLSGEGAATLAEAFRFLLGLRLREQLRALRDGRRPSHRIPLESLSSLERSQLKDVFVAIRQIQEAAALRHSVERLA
- a CDS encoding transposase, yielding MPRKPRLSLPGVHFHALNRAVRRERLFHEARDYDRFADLLRQASRRIPVSIVAWCVMPNHAHLVLRPDAHGALSKFMHWVFSVHAQLHRERRGTSGHVWQGRFKSFPAQPDRHLLSVIRYVERNPVRARLVASAEEWPWSSIREREGLPGWHGLIVAAPVALPQRWIEYVNAEQAPEELAKLRQSSEKGAPFGEASWARGTAERLGLESTLRPRGRPRGPGSRRGLSVNLKEKGA
- a CDS encoding sodium/solute symporter (Members of the Solute:Sodium Symporter (SSS), TC 2.A.21 as described in tcdb.org, catalyze solute:Na+ symport. Known solutes for members of the family include sugars, amino acids, nucleosides, inositols, vitamins, urea or anions, depending on the system.) — protein: METTLGTPTASAITFFLIIVALTLVITYWAAKRTRSTKDFYAAGRSVSAVQNGLALAGDYMSAASFLGIAGLVAMKGYDGMIYATGWLVGWPALMFLVAEPLRNLGKYTFADVVAFRLRQTPVRIASAIGGILTVLFYTIAQMVGSGNLIKLMFGIPYEFAVVIVGAVMLAYVLFGGMIATTWVQIIKAVLLLGGVTVLTLMVLAKFGFNPGTLYGAVSAKYGQAALEPGGLVTNPIDAVSLGLALMFGLLGLPHILMRFYTVPDAKAARVSVLYATGFIGYFYIIIPIVGFGAAALVGRDVIAAIDKGGNMAAPLLAEQLAGTPFLGFIAAVAFATILAVVAGLTLAGASALSHDIYVSVIKRGQASETEQVKVARWATVVFGIFAVMLGIVFKDQNVAFMVGLAFAIACSANFPSLLLSIVWRRFTTAGAVASILTGSILTVILITISPTVWVDIFKNKEALFGLKNPAIVSMTASFVVGILVSLLTKEDTASAKFDDEKLRTYLGIGAE
- a CDS encoding MtrB/PioB family outer membrane beta-barrel protein, which translates into the protein MSTNTKILGAPVLVLALGWAVASAEPLQQVPLYPDADMTRYSGNNVELGAVYTTDDAYKFGEYTGLTDEGAYALLNLFWGGKLGGRNAWSVAATNLGLDSRSVGARFGAQGVWFVDADFLQLNRAQWSDARFIHDGLGGPVLTLPAAFPGLPGQPPTSAASIDPYLKTFAIEQGRDVLRFGGGWHFAKAWVAELGWQQLRRDGNRIIGAVIGNSGGNPRAVLVPYEIDDGTSSAEAIVRYRGEKWQANFLYTRSDYASDSNTLQWANPYNTISGWSAAAGFEAGGQGLLELYPDNAYEHWQATGGFNFNRNHRITGTVAFSTLTQNDAFRPYSVNPDLYPTPATALPRTSLDGEIQHALYDVAYVGKFAKNITIRASVHASEHDNNTPTAQYLYIGGDSLIQDASPVGSSRARVNVALGGSETRWRLGADWAFAPRWLVRGEYETKKVEYEPAEGELRAETTTDRFDLEVRRTMSEFFTGSVRYSVSERTGSDHDNARPFAEGYEPTYVAATLYDNLPTLRQYYVSDYDREQVRVMGTITPSDKIAIQLYFDRYALDHGGPDCGGPNDQVLLGVVPAYTFPSQCQGRTAADGESWTADIQWTPVKSWSAYAFYTNSEYVNDQAGRQYSGNPAATAKYPQSTSTNRNWFVNLDYTDKTLGVGLGFHPEGARFDGGVQYVGNDGRGATTQVVDANWTVAAPDVPALAAPTPVPDTVARLQSWQAFGRWKLGAAFALRINYWYERLDQKDWAYDNATPTSSNNVILNGQATPNYSNNAVAVSLAWTR
- a CDS encoding 3'-5' exonuclease → MSGWLDRLLARLRGGGDLAVLWSVDLETTGLNPRADRIVSVGMVPIRDGVIRYGERYHSLVRQDGVATEESEGLRIHEILPGSAAAAPTEREVLAEVDRRLGEGALLAHHAPLDVAFLREAYRRHGRPWPRPKVVDTIDLLLEAHRRRHRFTPHPPPPRTGLADAREALGLPPHDHHDALADALAAAELFLALRLTIRT
- a CDS encoding DUF485 domain-containing protein; amino-acid sequence: MKRSPREMLDSAEFKRMVSKRWAVSIVLTLALFIMYYGYILLIAWDKPFLARKLGESTTVGIPAGVGVILISWVLTAIYVVWANRRYDVEVRRLKDQVGE
- a CDS encoding porin; the encoded protein is MIARRFILAGAAFLACSAPAFAQLQIESKDGKASMKLGFLLQAQGEALEMPDGEGTSQNLFLRRFRILFGGKVAEKWLFFFETDSPNIGKTDPDTEANPTGAKGSSDVYIQDAFLTYDHADAFKVDAGMMLFPLSHNHIQSAATLLPVDYGPYSFLESTAAGERVGRDYGVQVRGYPFGKKLEYRLGVFQGVRGPGAQNAFRTSGRLVWYPFEAETGFFYGGTYHGTKKILAIGASYDVQKDYALYGADVFWDWPIAGGQQGITIQADYTSIDGGTFMTSLAKQTAGLVELGYHFGKGRFSPFVQYAARDFDDAATADQDVAGVGFAWWMKGHQRSLKASAARISTDGLPDRNQFLIQLQLFQF
- a CDS encoding YHS domain-containing (seleno)protein yields the protein MIRRLLSFAAVAVFASGAALAKDLVNTDASGLALQGYDAVGFVTVGKPLLGIATFTSTYEGATYRFATAEHKALFDKDPAKYAPAYGGYCAYGVAKNALAPVEISTWQLLGGRLILNKNADIKKAFDADVAGHTRDAEANWPKLVEKKGR
- a CDS encoding DmsE family decaheme c-type cytochrome, coding for MHRGMKRYRRGTVALILGAVVGLAGRANAEEPPVCATCHADLYEGMAKVKHGNGEDARTPFGSGRACEACHGDASRHAEDPASAKPAVLFGRGRNVDAQNAACMNCHQGGNQMHWVGSAHDRSKVACADCHDPHAAKDQVLVKETQAGVCSNCHKDVRADLFRTSTHPLRSGTMTCSNCHNPHGSIAEAQLVKNTVNETCAQCHADKRGPFLWEHPPARENCAECHNPHGSNNPPLLRARGPYLCQQCHANPNHPSTLYSGNNLPGAPSGTSFDKMLGSSCLNCHPKVHGSNHPSGARFTR